A window of the Isosphaera pallida ATCC 43644 genome harbors these coding sequences:
- a CDS encoding 3-keto-disaccharide hydrolase, with protein sequence MIAAALTVWTTILMSSPSALLGFDDEGFVPLFNGKDLEGWITPNLPGLFTVEDGVIVGRTDGTLKKNEFLVTRKRYGDFILKADVKLVAGNSGIQFRSERADDGAVTGPQADVAEGYWGLLYEERRRGILDRSAVERAKTLVKPDDYNQYVITAKGNHVVITLNGETVIDRRDPEFQADGVIALQVHVGPPMEVRFKNLLIKELP encoded by the coding sequence ATGATCGCCGCCGCCCTGACCGTCTGGACGACCATCTTGATGTCGAGTCCGTCGGCACTGCTCGGATTCGACGACGAGGGATTCGTTCCCCTCTTCAACGGCAAAGACCTGGAGGGCTGGATCACGCCCAACTTGCCGGGGCTGTTCACGGTGGAGGACGGGGTGATCGTGGGCCGCACCGACGGCACGCTCAAGAAGAATGAGTTCCTGGTGACCCGCAAGCGTTACGGCGACTTCATCCTCAAGGCCGACGTCAAGCTCGTCGCGGGCAACTCGGGCATCCAGTTCCGCAGCGAACGGGCCGACGACGGCGCGGTGACCGGTCCCCAGGCCGACGTGGCCGAAGGTTACTGGGGTTTGCTCTACGAGGAACGACGGCGAGGCATCCTCGATCGGTCGGCGGTCGAACGGGCCAAAACCTTGGTCAAGCCGGACGACTACAACCAGTATGTCATCACCGCCAAAGGCAACCATGTCGTCATCACCCTCAACGGCGAGACGGTCATCGACCGAAGAGACCCCGAGTTCCAGGCCGATGGCGTGATCGCGCTTCAGGTCCACGTCGGCCCGCCGATGGAGGTTCGATTCAAAAACCTGCTCATCAAAGAACTTCCTTGA
- a CDS encoding DUF11 domain-containing protein: MQDFTTDPTWLVVARFGPTTALVGVLLAAVAVRDDAAAQTTPPPPAPASLVVPASVTSPTPRSPLVSELEQTSVPALRPDPAVAPSVQPTLPRQPINPALASTASPPEGSVPVVIDGSIVGETPSSIPNAGSPVIGSPMAGSSVTAIPTETTARVPLGPGTGPVTTALEPGVELISFRLPEGVTVEVMAPTPESFTGARATASMFALRIGQPYRLRIANIPNRPLGTAIYPIVEVKGRLHRPAEIDPTTFPIRLVVTEEEINQVLDGGRLITQLVYLERPETALPIALDKDDLPTLDLDPSENPLQVVRRLGRVMAVVQLGGRVPTSEDLAALMGPGDLGAGVSPFRGGAPSLLPECPPDLGPDPFDQAVAANDITRLPKDEYLCDGGDQTAALRPQGDPRLMIDPKDAVVRFAPADSNRLRSLPTNVVCVYAPRFAQVRLALGLDGATLVAIPTANETLASHEQKAIRQAPDDLIERLAPIAARHRSRASGLNSLTGLGQHHGLVILQEEVLDRHLAGFVDVTSFQIAETRQRFSTLSNHQRAEGIMSLEAAVVAAVSTAAGQLVVIQRSDEVSSDERVDRPALAVVKMVNTKVAEPGDVVTFAIRYRNVGNVPLKLISVADSLLPRFEYVEGSSKAPEGTIFTTVPNKGGSNELRWEIPGELQPGEEGVVSFEARVR, from the coding sequence ATGCAGGATTTCACGACGGACCCGACCTGGTTGGTTGTCGCCCGGTTTGGGCCGACCACCGCCTTGGTCGGCGTGTTGCTTGCCGCCGTTGCCGTCCGCGACGATGCGGCGGCCCAAACCACGCCGCCCCCGCCCGCGCCAGCTTCGCTGGTCGTGCCCGCTTCGGTCACCAGTCCTACCCCTCGTTCCCCCCTCGTATCTGAATTGGAACAGACCTCGGTTCCCGCTCTTCGGCCCGACCCTGCGGTCGCGCCTTCGGTCCAACCAACCTTGCCTCGTCAGCCGATCAACCCGGCGCTCGCATCGACCGCGTCACCGCCTGAAGGATCGGTCCCAGTGGTGATCGACGGCTCAATCGTGGGCGAAACGCCCTCGTCGATTCCCAACGCGGGTTCGCCGGTGATCGGCTCGCCGATGGCCGGTTCGTCGGTGACCGCGATCCCAACCGAGACCACCGCGCGGGTTCCTCTAGGACCGGGAACCGGCCCGGTGACGACCGCGTTGGAGCCGGGAGTGGAATTGATCTCGTTCCGTTTGCCCGAGGGAGTCACCGTCGAGGTGATGGCCCCTACGCCCGAATCATTCACCGGCGCGCGGGCGACCGCTTCGATGTTCGCCTTGAGGATTGGTCAGCCTTATCGCTTGCGGATCGCCAACATCCCCAATCGTCCGTTGGGCACCGCGATTTACCCAATCGTCGAGGTCAAGGGGCGGTTGCATCGTCCTGCCGAGATCGACCCAACCACCTTCCCGATTCGTTTAGTCGTCACCGAAGAAGAGATCAACCAAGTGTTGGACGGTGGGCGGCTCATCACTCAGCTCGTTTATCTGGAGCGGCCCGAGACCGCTCTGCCAATCGCGCTGGACAAGGACGACCTGCCCACCCTCGACCTCGACCCCTCGGAAAACCCTTTGCAGGTGGTTCGGCGTCTGGGTCGGGTAATGGCGGTGGTTCAACTCGGCGGTCGGGTACCCACATCGGAGGATTTGGCGGCGTTGATGGGGCCAGGAGACTTGGGGGCAGGCGTCAGCCCCTTCCGGGGCGGCGCGCCGTCGTTGTTGCCGGAATGTCCGCCCGACCTGGGACCCGACCCGTTCGACCAGGCGGTGGCCGCCAACGACATCACTCGCTTGCCCAAAGATGAATATCTGTGCGACGGTGGTGACCAGACCGCTGCGTTGAGACCCCAGGGTGATCCCCGGTTGATGATCGACCCCAAGGACGCGGTCGTGCGGTTCGCCCCGGCCGATTCGAATCGGTTGCGCTCGCTGCCGACCAACGTGGTTTGCGTTTATGCCCCTCGATTCGCCCAGGTCCGCCTGGCGCTGGGACTCGACGGCGCGACGCTGGTGGCCATTCCGACCGCCAACGAGACCCTCGCCTCGCATGAACAGAAGGCGATACGTCAGGCCCCTGACGACCTTATCGAGCGTTTGGCCCCTATCGCCGCTCGGCATCGGTCGCGGGCCTCGGGATTGAACAGTCTCACCGGCCTGGGCCAGCATCACGGCTTGGTCATCCTCCAAGAAGAGGTGTTGGACCGTCACCTCGCCGGATTCGTCGATGTGACCAGCTTCCAGATCGCCGAGACCCGCCAGAGGTTCTCGACCCTCTCCAATCATCAGAGAGCCGAAGGAATCATGTCGTTGGAGGCGGCGGTAGTCGCGGCGGTTTCCACCGCCGCTGGGCAACTCGTCGTCATCCAGCGCTCCGACGAGGTCTCCAGCGATGAACGGGTGGATCGCCCGGCGCTGGCGGTGGTGAAGATGGTCAACACCAAGGTGGCCGAGCCGGGCGATGTCGTGACCTTCGCCATTCGTTATCGCAACGTCGGCAACGTCCCCCTCAAACTGATCTCGGTGGCGGACAGCCTGTTGCCCCGCTTCGAGTATGTTGAAGGCTCCAGCAAGGCCCCTGAGGGTACCATCTTCACCACTGTGCCCAACAAGGGCGGCTCCAACGAGCTGCGTTGGGAAATTCCCGGCGAACTCCAGCCTGGCGAGGAGGGGGTCGTCTCGTTCGAGGCCCGCGTCCGCTGA
- a CDS encoding cytidylate kinase-like family protein, whose product MTRAGLWWVGLLKQVVSRLKERQGMNGPLSWLSRWLGWSSEGGESVARRRPGQARYRVVCISREAGAGGSTIAKRIAQRLGWRLYDEEIVETIAERMGLSLDQAKVFDELPPTRVQSWALPIFEEYYAPHETYLDHLGKLIEAIGQAGDAVVVGRGAGYVLPREETLSVRIVAPEHKRAERLSRRLGVSLRTAKRAARDLDDRRNRFARLQLGVDPTQAHHYDLILNSDRLGLELAAELVIGLVEAGRQHLSEESRLGLKSASPSPAGRPLALNAPTAEPPVPPTTTPIPSDDIEAVFEPAPPHPSATPLSSNPSSDLLRETGASE is encoded by the coding sequence ATGACAAGGGCCGGTTTGTGGTGGGTTGGGTTGTTGAAGCAGGTGGTATCCAGGTTGAAAGAGAGGCAAGGGATGAACGGACCATTGAGTTGGTTGAGTCGCTGGTTGGGTTGGAGCAGTGAGGGGGGAGAGTCCGTCGCGCGTCGTCGTCCGGGGCAAGCTCGGTATCGTGTGGTTTGCATCAGTCGGGAAGCGGGCGCGGGCGGCTCGACCATCGCGAAGAGAATCGCGCAAAGGTTGGGTTGGCGGTTGTATGACGAGGAGATTGTCGAGACAATCGCTGAACGGATGGGCCTGTCGCTGGACCAGGCCAAGGTCTTCGACGAGTTGCCCCCCACCCGAGTACAGTCCTGGGCGTTGCCGATTTTCGAGGAATATTACGCTCCGCACGAAACCTACTTGGATCATCTCGGCAAACTAATCGAGGCGATTGGTCAAGCGGGCGACGCGGTGGTGGTGGGTCGAGGGGCGGGATACGTCCTGCCTCGGGAGGAGACGCTGTCGGTGCGGATTGTCGCGCCCGAGCATAAAAGGGCTGAGCGTCTCAGCCGTCGTCTGGGGGTATCGCTGCGCACCGCCAAGCGAGCCGCCCGCGATCTGGACGACCGGCGCAACCGCTTTGCGCGGCTTCAGCTGGGGGTCGACCCCACCCAGGCCCACCACTACGACCTGATCCTCAATTCCGACCGTCTTGGTCTGGAGTTGGCCGCCGAGTTGGTGATTGGTCTGGTCGAAGCGGGTCGTCAGCACTTGTCCGAGGAGTCCCGCCTTGGTTTGAAATCCGCTTCACCATCACCCGCTGGACGCCCGCTCGCCCTAAACGCTCCAACGGCCGAACCTCCCGTCCCCCCTACAACCACTCCGATCCCCTCGGACGACATCGAGGCGGTTTTCGAGCCAGCTCCACCGCATCCTAGTGCCACGCCCCTAAGCTCCAATCCGTCGTCCGATCTCCTCCGCGAAACCGGCGCTTCGGAATGA
- a CDS encoding HesB/IscA family protein translates to MAVTLSEKAAAEVKKIIAENGMELEKTILRVEVKGGGCSGFSYGLGWDESYTEKDRVQNFHGVTVAVEKKFDPYLDGTVIDFYEDINRRGFVFNNPNVTKTCGCGSSFQV, encoded by the coding sequence ATGGCTGTCACGCTCAGCGAAAAGGCCGCCGCCGAAGTCAAGAAGATCATCGCCGAAAACGGCATGGAACTGGAGAAGACCATTCTGCGGGTCGAGGTCAAAGGCGGAGGCTGCTCCGGCTTCTCCTACGGCCTGGGTTGGGATGAATCTTATACCGAGAAGGATCGGGTCCAGAACTTCCACGGCGTGACCGTCGCCGTCGAAAAGAAGTTCGACCCCTATCTCGATGGCACTGTCATCGACTTCTACGAGGACATCAACCGCCGCGGCTTTGTGTTCAACAACCCCAACGTCACCAAGACTTGCGGCTGTGGCTCGTCGTTCCAAGTGTGA